From the Thomasclavelia ramosa DSM 1402 genome, the window TAATGTATGCGACCATCAAGAATGTTATAAGGAAGTTGGGTCTCAAGCCGTTAGTTATACTACAGGAGTTCCGGCAATGATTGGAACGATGCTGTTATTACAAGGTCAATGGAAGAGAGCCGGTGTTTATAATGTTGAAGAATTTGACCCGGATCCATTTATGGAAGCATTAAATAAATGGGGATTGCCATGGATTGAAGATCATAATCCGGTATTAGTAGATTAATGAAGACACCATATTATTTAATTGATGAACAATTATTAGAAAAAAATTTAAAAATACTTTATACGGTTAAAGAACGAACTGGTTGTAAAATTCTATTGGCTCAAAAATGTTTTTCAATGTTCAGTGTTTACCCTCTAATAGCTGAATATTTAGATGGGACAACTGCTAGTGGACTATATGAAGCTAAGCTTGGCTATGAAGAGATGCATAAAGAAAATCATGTTTTTAGTACCGCCTATCGTGATGATGAAATTGAAGAAATCATGAATATATGTGACCATGTAGTCTTTAATTCATTTAATCAGTGGCAAAAATATCAAAATCTAGCAAAACAAACAAGTACTTCATGTGGAATTAGAATCAATCCTGAATGTTCAACTCAAATAGGTCATGAAATCTATGATCCTTGCGCAAAGTTTTCACGAATGGGGGTAACATTAGAAAACTTTAAGGAAGAACTGCTTGAGGGAATAGAGGGACTGCATTTTCATACTCTATGTGAACAAAACAGCGATGATTTAATAACTACTATTAGGGCTGTTGAAGAAAAATTTGGTAAGTATTTAGGACAAATGAAATGGTTGAATTTTGGTGGTGGTCATCATATTACTCGTAAAGACTATGATCTTGAAAAATTAATAAAAATTATTAATGAAATAAAAGAAAAATATCAAGTACAAGTATATTTAGAGCCAGGTGAAGCTGTGGCTTTAAATGCTGGGTTTCTAGTTTCCAGTGTTCTAGATATTATCCACAATGGTATGGCTATCGCAATTATGGATACTTCAGCAGCTTGTCATATGCCAGATGTATTAGAGATGCCGTATCGACCAGAAATTATCGATAGTGCACTACCAAATGTTAAAACATACACATATCGCTTAGGAGGACCAACTTGTTTAGCTGGAGATATTATTGGTGATTATTCATTTGACCAGCCTTTACAGGTAGGACAACAGTTATGGTTTAAAGATATGGCAATTTATTCAATGGTAAAAAATAATACTTTTAATGGGATGAACTTACCTAGTATTGTTTTAAAACAAAAAGAAAAACTTAAAATAATCAAAGAATTCAATTATTGTGATTTTAAAAATCGGTTGTCATAAAAAATTAGGCTGTTAGCCTAATTTTTATCTTTAATAAGATCATCAAATAAATATTCTAACATATTTAAGACACCCTCATGTCGATTATTTTTGAAAGTAAGATAGGTAGCTTTTTTCTTTAATGAGGAAAGACCATTTTTCATAATAATCCCAATACCGGCATTGTTTAATAATTCTTCATCATTACCACTATCTCCAAAAGCTAAGACATTTTCTAAATTTAAATTATTTAACTGACATAAATATTTTACAGCATAACATTTATTGACTTCTGCTTTAACAACTTCAACACAGTAACGGTTGGTGTAATAATATTGATATAGTCCAGGAAATTTTGTTTGTGCAGCAGCTTCAAAAAGCTTTAATTTTCTAGGTGAAGAAAGTAAACAAATTTTTCCAAGTTTATTCCAAGGTACTACAGCAGTATTTTTATAAAAAGTGAGGTCGGGATAACGTTTAGTAAATATTCGAATCAAGGGGATTAAAAAGTATAGCCAATTATTTAAAATCATTTGATATTTATGATCAAAATTAGCACGTATATTTAACCGGTAATAAAGGGATAATTGAAGTAGTTCGTTAATTTCTATTTGTTCTAAAAAAGAAAAAGATCTACACTTATTGTGAGTAAGATCATAAATCTCTATTCCATTACAGCAAATCACATAGCCATGATATTTTTCCAGCTGTAATTGTTCAATGTATGGCTTTAATTCATAAAAGAAGCGACCTGTTGCAAGAACAAGAGTATAACCATTTTCTTGTAATTTAATTAAATAAGTGATTGTAGCTGATGATATTTCTTTTTTATGGTTAAACAGTGTGCCATCAAGATCACAAACAATCATTTTTATTTTATTTAACTGCTTTTTTGTTATTTTCATTATTCTCGATCCCTTTGTTATTTAATGATTCCATTTTAGCTAATATTTCTTAAATCATCAAGATAAGGATTATAAATATTATGTTAAGACAAAAACAGCGCTTTATTTTTGTATAATTGAGCGTATAATAGAGAAATAAGTTTGAAATTATATAAGAATATGGTAAACTAAACAAAGTCTATATAAAAGTTATGCTAGTCTAACAATTGAGATAGGAGTGATTTAATGGAAATATTATTAGAACCAATTCAAGAATCCCTGATGACAGTACCAGTATTATTTTTGGCCTGCTTATTAGTAGAATACATATCTAATCGTGATGTTGTCAATAAGGTAATGGAGTTTGGAAAAGTCGGTCCTTTTATCGGAGCGATTTTAGGAAGTATCCCTCAGTGTGGTTTTTCAGTTATTGCGGCCCGATTATATTCGATGCGTTACTTGACAATGGGAACTTTATTATCAATCTTTATTGCCACAAGTGATGAAGCTTTGGCTATTTTAGTAGTACATCCTGATTTATGGGAAATGTTAGTTGTTTTAATTGTTTTAAAAATTGTTTTAGGTACAGTTACCGGTTATGTAGTAGATCGTTTGAATCATCGAAGTCATGATGATTATGAATATTTACAAGTAGAGCCTTGTGATTGTGGTTGTCAAAATGGTATTTGGTTACCGGCTTTACGACATACACTCAATATTTTTATCTTTATTTTATTAACAAATATCGTCTTTACATTAATTATTGCGGGGATTGGTGAAGAAACAGTAACCAACCTTTTAAAAACAAATTGGATATTCCAGCCAATCATTGCGGGAGTTATTGGTTTTATCCCTAATTGTGCTGGTTCAGTTATACTGACACAATTATATGTGTCCGGTGGTTTAAGTTTTGGTGCATTACTGACAGGTTTAACGACAAGTGCCGGTGTAGGAACATTAGCTTTAATAAAATATAATGAGAATAAAAAAGACACATTTAAAATATTATTTATTTCGTATGTTATTGCTTTAGTGGTTGGTTATATAGCCTCATTAGTAATGCTATAGATTAAGAGGTTCTTAATTAGTAAGAACCCTTTTTGGTTACAAAATAAATTATTTATAGTTGAAAAAGAATCTATTTAAAAGATAGTGGTTATAGTATGTTATTAAATAATACTATAACCTTTTATTATACTATCATGGATTTAGAAAGATTCGTTACCACTTATTAATTTGTAAGAAATTTTATGACTAAAGAATTGTTATCCTGGTTTAATTTTATAATAAATGAGTACAATAAATTAATAGAGCATATCAAATGACAATTTTAGTAATAAATACTATTATGGTTTTGTAAGGAGGAACTAACAATGAGACAAGATGATGATTTGAAAAAGGTTGTATTAGTAGGGACTGGTTTTGTAGGAATGTCAATGGCATATTCTATTTTAAATACTGGTGGTATTGATGAACTTGTATTAATAGATGTGGATCAAGAAAAAGCAATTGGAGAGGCAATGGATATTAGCCACGGTCTACCATATAGTAAAAGTAGTTTAAAGGTTAAAGCTGGTGGTTATGATGAATGTAAAGATGCTGATATTGTTGTAATTACTGCTGGAGCTGCTCAAAAACCAAATCAAACAAGATTGGAATTAGCTAGTGTTAATGCAAAAATTATGAAATCTATTACTGAGCAAATTATGGCTAGTGGATTTGATGGAATTATTATCGTTGCAAGTAATCCTGTTGATTTGATGAGTTATGTAGTCCAAAAAGTATCAGGATTACCAACAAGCCGTGTAATTGGTAGTGGGACTATTTTAGATACAGCTAGATTACGTTATTTATTAAGTGAGTATTTGAACATTTCCTCAACAAATATTCATGCGTATATATTAGGTGAACATGGTGATTCTTCATTTGTACCATGGATGAATACTTATATTGGCTGCAAGAGTATGATGGAATATATTGTGGAAATGAATATCGATATGAACGAGATGCATAAAATTTATAAAGAAGTACAACAAGCTGCATATGAGATAATTAAACGTAAAAATGCAACTTATTATGGTATAGGTCTATCTTTAAATCGTTTAATTACAGCAATTTTAAGTGATGAAAATGCCGTATTAACAGTTTCTGCATATCAACAAGGTGAATATAAGCAAGAAGGGCTATATATCGGGGTACCTGCAATCATTAATCGTCAAGGGATTAGTAAGATCATGACACTGCATTTAAATAATGTAGATCAACATAAATTTGATCGTAGCTGTGAAACTTTAAAAGAGATGATTGATGGTGAATTAGAGGCAATTATTAATAGCTAATCTATGATATAATGAGGAAGAGTGGGTGAAATAATGAAGAAATTACTCAGTATTTTCCTAATTATGTTATGTTTTAGTGGCTGTAAACAAAATAATGATTCTGAATTAATCAAAACTGAAGCAGTTGAAGCTCAACAAACGGCATTTGTTGAAAAAGAAGGCGAAGTACTTGTTCCGGAATCTTTGCGAACAGTTCAATTACCAATCGTTGGTGATAGTCGTGTAATTGTGATTGACGCAGGACATCAACGACGTGGCGATAGCAACAAAGAGCCAATTGGACCTGGAGCTAGTCAAACAAAAGCTAAAGTAACAACAGGAGCAACGGGAATAAGTACAGGTAATTTAGAATCAGCAATTAATCTTGAAGTTGCATTAAAGTTACAAAAAAAATTAGAAGATTCGGGTTATCAAGTAATTATGGTTCGGACAAGTCAAGATGTGAATATTTCTAATCAACAGCGTGCGGAGATTGCTAATAAAAATAATGCTGGAGCATTTATTCGACTGCACTGTAATAGTGATGACAGTAGTAGTATTCATGGAACTTTAACTATGGCACCATCGGAATCTAATCCATATTGTAGTCAAATTGCTACAGCTTCTCAACGATTGTCAAAAACGGTTGTAAATAGTATTTGTAATCAAACAGGCAGCAAAAATCGTGGCGTTATTATTACTGATGTGATGAGTGGAATAAACTGGTGTCAAGTACCTGTAACAATAGTAGAAATGGGATTTATGTCTAATCCAGATGAGGATAGGTTATTAGGAGACAGTACTTATCAAGATAAAATTGTTACGGGAATTGTTTTAGGAATAAATGAATATTTTAAAAACTAGAGTTGAAAGTATTAGGAAAGTTCCGAAACTTTCAGCTTTTTTGTATAATATTTTTTTAATATAGTAATAAAATTTAGTTTAAAATAGAACTAATTGGAGAATGTATGATAAAGTTATTAAGAATTCTAAATGATGTAAAAAACTTATGATTATTTATATCAAAATGTAATTAAACAGTATCAAATCATTTGCAGTGAACTAGATATTTTGCTTTTCCTATACAATAATTCCGTGCTTGATAGTGCTAATAATATTGTTGAGCAGCAGGGGATGATTAAAATTTGTCACATAATATTTTATAATGTTTTTTAAGTTTTACTAAAAGTTATTAATTTTTTATGCTAAAATGTAGTAATGTGAGGTGTAGACATGGAAGACTTTATTCGCCCAAATCATAATCCGGAGCCAAAGTTGAAGCCAAAGAAAACAAAACATATTAGAGAAACCCTATTCATTGTTTGTATGATTGTTTGTTTGGCAGTTGGTTTTGTATCTGGTTATGTAGCAAAAAAAACAGTTCCGACTAACAGTACTAGCAAAAATGCAGAATCAATTATTGATGAAGCTTATGAAATATTAGATGAAGCTTGGTTAAATCCTAATGATAAGGATGTTGACATCAAAGGGAATACTATTACCGCCTTAGTAGAATCGCTGGGGGATATGCATTCTTCATATTTTACATATGAAGAATCTAAGACATATAACCAAAGCGTTGATGGGAACTATGAAGGTATTGGTGTAGCACAGCGAACTGTTAGTGAAGGTACAATGGTAATGCAGGTGTATAAAAATTCGCCAGCAGAAAAAAGTGGTTTACAAGTTGGAGATATTATTACAGGCGTTGACGGGAATAGTGTTGCTGGTAAGAGTGCTGATGAAATTTCTGATTTAATTCGTGGTGAAGCGAATACTAAAGTTAAGTTGACAATTATACGTAATACTGAACAACAAGAAGTTGAAGTAGAGCGAGCCAATGTAGATAGTGCGGTAACTAGTGAAATAAGAGATAATGATGGTAAAAAATTTGGTTATGTAAAAATTAATACTTTTGGAAGTACTACAGCTGATGATATTGAAGCAGCTTTACAGACTTTTACTGCTGAAAAAATTGATACTTTGGTCTTAGATCTGCGAGATAATGGCGGAGGATATCTTACAGCTGCCACTGATGTATTAAGTTTATTTATGAAAGAAGATAAACTGCTTTTCCAAATGGAAACTAAAAACGGTGCAATCGAGAAATATAAGGCTAAAGATTGTCAAAAATATAATTTTATAAATGGATATATTCTTGTAAATGGAAATACTGCATCAGCATCAGAAGTTGTTGCAGGAGCATTACAAGAAAAAATGAATTATAAATTAGTCGGGGATCAAACTTATGGTAAGGGAACGGCGCAGACGCAAAAACAGCTCAGTGACGGATCAGTCTTAAAATATACTTATGCAAAATGGTTATTACCAAGTGGTACATGGATAAATGGAAAAGGATTGACACCTGATTATTCTGTAAGTAATACGGATACAAGTGGTATTTATACCAAAGCACTGGAAACTGATATGGGATATGATAGTGTTGGTACAGCAATTGCCTCAATGCAAAAAATGTTAAGTATTTTAGGTTATGACTGTGGACGTAATGATGGATATTTTTCACAACAGTCAGTGGAAGCCTTAAAACAATTTGAACAAGCTAATAATTTAACTGTTGATGGTATTTATACTAATAGTGATCGGCAGAAATTAGAGGCTGCGGTAATCATGTATGCTAATAGTGAAAATAATGATTATCAGTATAAAAAATTAATGGAATTGATAAAATAACTATGCCTGGCATAGTTATTTTCATCATGGGCATAATTCTTTTAACTTCGCTGTTTTCTTGGTATAATAGAAAGGACTTATAGGAGGTGTTACAATGCAAAAATTTAAGCTTGTTTCTCCGTTTTCTCCAATGGGAGATCAAGAGGAAGCAATTAAACAATTAGTTGCAGGAATTAAAGAAGGAAAAAAAGAACAGGTCTTACTGGGAGGGACCGGTACTGGGAAAACCTTCACTGTTTCTAATGTTATTGCTGCTGTGAATAAACCGACACTTGTCTTGGCTCACAATAAAACATTGGCAGGACAATTATATTCGGAATTAAAAGAATTTTTTCCTGAAAATAGAGTTGAATATTTTATTTCAAACTTCGATTTCTATCAACCGGAAGCTTATATTCCTGGGCGAGATTTATATATTGATAAAAATGCTAAAACAAACTATGAAATTGAGATGCTGCGCAGTGCGGCAATGAATTCGTTAATAGAACGGGAAGATGTCATTGTTGTTGCTTCAGTTGCTTCAATTTATGGATTAGGAAATCCTGAACAGTACAAAGAAATGATCTTTTCACTGCGGGTCGATCAAGACATTGATCGTAAAGAGTTACTAACATATTTAGTTGATCGGCAATATCAACGCAATGATATTGAACAGACTAAAGGAACATTTAGAGTTCGTGGGGATGTCATTGAAATAGTTCCAGGACATACTGAAAGCTGGTTAATTAGAATTGAATTATTTGGTGATACAGTTGAAAGAATCAGTGAAGTGGATCCTCTGACTGGGCATGTCTTGGGCGTATACAATACATATACGATCTATCCAGCTTATGGATATGTAACGAAAAAAGAACAAATTTTAAAGGCTTGTGATACGATTACGGCAGAATTAGAGAATCGTTTAGAAACATTCAAAGCAGAAACTAAATTACTAGAACATGAACGTTTGGAACAACGAACGCGCCATGATGTTGAGATGCTGCGGGAAGTGGGGATGTGTCCTGGAATTGAAAACTATTCACGGCATATTGATGGTCGTGATGAAGGACAACGCCCTTATACGTTGATTGATTATTTTCCTAAAGATTTTTTAATGATCGTCGATGAAAGTCACGTTATGTTGCCTCAGGTTCGAGGAATGTATAATGGGGATCGTTCACGTAAAGAGACATTAGTTGAATATGGTTTTAGATTACCAAGCGCGCTTGATAACCGCCCATTACGCTTCGAAGAGTTTGAAAAAATTATAAATCAAGTCATTTATGTATCAGCAACACCTGGGGATTATGAGTTAGAACATGTTGAAAATAAAGTAGTTGAACAAATTATTAGGCCAACTGGACTACTTGATCCGGTTATTGAAGTACGACCAACAAAGGATCAAATTGATGATATTATCAGTGAAATCAAAATTCGTCAAGATCGTAATGAGAGAGTTCTAATAACAACATTG encodes:
- a CDS encoding putative manganese transporter, encoding MEILLEPIQESLMTVPVLFLACLLVEYISNRDVVNKVMEFGKVGPFIGAILGSIPQCGFSVIAARLYSMRYLTMGTLLSIFIATSDEALAILVVHPDLWEMLVVLIVLKIVLGTVTGYVVDRLNHRSHDDYEYLQVEPCDCGCQNGIWLPALRHTLNIFIFILLTNIVFTLIIAGIGEETVTNLLKTNWIFQPIIAGVIGFIPNCAGSVILTQLYVSGGLSFGALLTGLTTSAGVGTLALIKYNENKKDTFKILFISYVIALVVGYIASLVML
- a CDS encoding L-lactate dehydrogenase, which codes for MRQDDDLKKVVLVGTGFVGMSMAYSILNTGGIDELVLIDVDQEKAIGEAMDISHGLPYSKSSLKVKAGGYDECKDADIVVITAGAAQKPNQTRLELASVNAKIMKSITEQIMASGFDGIIIVASNPVDLMSYVVQKVSGLPTSRVIGSGTILDTARLRYLLSEYLNISSTNIHAYILGEHGDSSFVPWMNTYIGCKSMMEYIVEMNIDMNEMHKIYKEVQQAAYEIIKRKNATYYGIGLSLNRLITAILSDENAVLTVSAYQQGEYKQEGLYIGVPAIINRQGISKIMTLHLNNVDQHKFDRSCETLKEMIDGELEAIINS
- a CDS encoding S41 family peptidase, translated to MEDFIRPNHNPEPKLKPKKTKHIRETLFIVCMIVCLAVGFVSGYVAKKTVPTNSTSKNAESIIDEAYEILDEAWLNPNDKDVDIKGNTITALVESLGDMHSSYFTYEESKTYNQSVDGNYEGIGVAQRTVSEGTMVMQVYKNSPAEKSGLQVGDIITGVDGNSVAGKSADEISDLIRGEANTKVKLTIIRNTEQQEVEVERANVDSAVTSEIRDNDGKKFGYVKINTFGSTTADDIEAALQTFTAEKIDTLVLDLRDNGGGYLTAATDVLSLFMKEDKLLFQMETKNGAIEKYKAKDCQKYNFINGYILVNGNTASASEVVAGALQEKMNYKLVGDQTYGKGTAQTQKQLSDGSVLKYTYAKWLLPSGTWINGKGLTPDYSVSNTDTSGIYTKALETDMGYDSVGTAIASMQKMLSILGYDCGRNDGYFSQQSVEALKQFEQANNLTVDGIYTNSDRQKLEAAVIMYANSENNDYQYKKLMELIK
- a CDS encoding N-acetylmuramoyl-L-alanine amidase family protein, producing the protein MKKLLSIFLIMLCFSGCKQNNDSELIKTEAVEAQQTAFVEKEGEVLVPESLRTVQLPIVGDSRVIVIDAGHQRRGDSNKEPIGPGASQTKAKVTTGATGISTGNLESAINLEVALKLQKKLEDSGYQVIMVRTSQDVNISNQQRAEIANKNNAGAFIRLHCNSDDSSSIHGTLTMAPSESNPYCSQIATASQRLSKTVVNSICNQTGSKNRGVIITDVMSGINWCQVPVTIVEMGFMSNPDEDRLLGDSTYQDKIVTGIVLGINEYFKN
- a CDS encoding Cof-type HAD-IIB family hydrolase, with amino-acid sequence MKITKKQLNKIKMIVCDLDGTLFNHKKEISSATITYLIKLQENGYTLVLATGRFFYELKPYIEQLQLEKYHGYVICCNGIEIYDLTHNKCRSFSFLEQIEINELLQLSLYYRLNIRANFDHKYQMILNNWLYFLIPLIRIFTKRYPDLTFYKNTAVVPWNKLGKICLLSSPRKLKLFEAAAQTKFPGLYQYYYTNRYCVEVVKAEVNKCYAVKYLCQLNNLNLENVLAFGDSGNDEELLNNAGIGIIMKNGLSSLKKKATYLTFKNNRHEGVLNMLEYLFDDLIKDKN
- the uvrB gene encoding excinuclease ABC subunit UvrB, which translates into the protein MQKFKLVSPFSPMGDQEEAIKQLVAGIKEGKKEQVLLGGTGTGKTFTVSNVIAAVNKPTLVLAHNKTLAGQLYSELKEFFPENRVEYFISNFDFYQPEAYIPGRDLYIDKNAKTNYEIEMLRSAAMNSLIEREDVIVVASVASIYGLGNPEQYKEMIFSLRVDQDIDRKELLTYLVDRQYQRNDIEQTKGTFRVRGDVIEIVPGHTESWLIRIELFGDTVERISEVDPLTGHVLGVYNTYTIYPAYGYVTKKEQILKACDTITAELENRLETFKAETKLLEHERLEQRTRHDVEMLREVGMCPGIENYSRHIDGRDEGQRPYTLIDYFPKDFLMIVDESHVMLPQVRGMYNGDRSRKETLVEYGFRLPSALDNRPLRFEEFEKIINQVIYVSATPGDYELEHVENKVVEQIIRPTGLLDPVIEVRPTKDQIDDIISEIKIRQDRNERVLITTLTKRMAEDLSAYLKELGIKVAYLHSDTKTLERTEILRDLRLGKYDVLVGINLLREGLDLPEVSLVCILDADKEGFLRSNRSLIQTIGRAARNSNGEVIMYGDKITDSMAYAIEETNRRRKIQDAYNKEHNITPTTIHKEIRDAIRGQEVIDDAASLVKKGKKASKKDKQVMIQELEKQMKDAAKVLDFERAMELRDIIMELQGEK
- the nspC gene encoding carboxynorspermidine decarboxylase, whose amino-acid sequence is MKTPYYLIDEQLLEKNLKILYTVKERTGCKILLAQKCFSMFSVYPLIAEYLDGTTASGLYEAKLGYEEMHKENHVFSTAYRDDEIEEIMNICDHVVFNSFNQWQKYQNLAKQTSTSCGIRINPECSTQIGHEIYDPCAKFSRMGVTLENFKEELLEGIEGLHFHTLCEQNSDDLITTIRAVEEKFGKYLGQMKWLNFGGGHHITRKDYDLEKLIKIINEIKEKYQVQVYLEPGEAVALNAGFLVSSVLDIIHNGMAIAIMDTSAACHMPDVLEMPYRPEIIDSALPNVKTYTYRLGGPTCLAGDIIGDYSFDQPLQVGQQLWFKDMAIYSMVKNNTFNGMNLPSIVLKQKEKLKIIKEFNYCDFKNRLS